In Hallerella succinigenes, the following are encoded in one genomic region:
- a CDS encoding ISL3 family transposase, with product MSKLYKSIFNVNGCSVVKQEQTDTTVTITVRLTKGNASRCGCCGRKGKLYDNGREQRVWRTLDLGTKMGFIRMDTYRVKCRKCGVKTVKVPWASHRSGFTDAFEQQVAWAVCSMSKKAVAKQLRIAWNTVGEIADRVWERLDTRPIKAGCIFRRIGIDETSYKKGHKYITVVVDHDRRCVIWVHEGYGKEVLDLFMRELSEEQRKGVELVTCDGAKWIRSSIEEFLPNAERCVDSFHVVQWATEALDKVRVEAWKEARKENRNQKRGRGRPTKDSVPKDRTAEGIKNSRYALGKAPENLNESQQRKIELIASRYPRLYRAYQLKEELRIILKMGYDDARENLDRWLWRASHSRIGSVKDLYAKIKRNYDGILNTIRLGVSNARIEATNNKIKLLIRTAYGFRNMNNMLSLIMLSCSYVDVKIAYEWESESRESSSKAA from the coding sequence ATGTCAAAATTATACAAATCCATCTTCAATGTCAACGGCTGTTCAGTCGTCAAGCAGGAGCAAACCGACACCACGGTCACCATCACGGTAAGACTCACCAAGGGCAACGCCAGCAGGTGCGGCTGTTGTGGGCGAAAAGGGAAGCTCTACGACAACGGCCGGGAACAGAGGGTATGGCGGACGCTCGATCTCGGCACGAAGATGGGCTTCATCAGGATGGACACCTACAGGGTGAAGTGCAGGAAGTGCGGCGTAAAAACGGTGAAGGTGCCGTGGGCAAGCCACAGGTCAGGCTTCACCGACGCCTTCGAGCAGCAGGTCGCATGGGCCGTATGCAGCATGTCGAAAAAGGCTGTCGCAAAGCAGCTACGCATCGCCTGGAATACCGTGGGAGAAATCGCCGACCGCGTATGGGAACGCCTGGACACAAGGCCTATCAAGGCAGGCTGCATCTTCAGGCGCATAGGCATCGACGAGACCAGCTACAAGAAAGGGCACAAGTACATAACGGTGGTAGTGGATCACGACAGGCGCTGCGTGATCTGGGTCCACGAGGGCTACGGGAAGGAGGTGCTGGACCTCTTCATGAGGGAACTCAGCGAAGAGCAGCGCAAGGGCGTGGAGCTTGTGACTTGTGACGGAGCCAAGTGGATAAGGTCAAGCATCGAGGAGTTCCTGCCCAATGCCGAACGGTGCGTGGACAGCTTCCATGTCGTACAGTGGGCGACAGAAGCCCTGGACAAGGTCCGTGTGGAAGCCTGGAAGGAGGCCCGCAAGGAAAACCGCAATCAGAAACGGGGCCGAGGCAGGCCCACGAAGGATAGCGTCCCGAAGGACCGCACCGCGGAGGGGATAAAGAACTCCAGGTACGCTCTGGGCAAGGCTCCAGAGAACCTTAACGAAAGCCAGCAGAGAAAAATAGAACTCATAGCAAGCCGCTATCCGCGTCTCTACAGGGCATACCAGCTCAAGGAGGAACTGCGCATCATCCTGAAGATGGGCTATGACGATGCCAGGGAAAATCTGGACAGGTGGCTGTGGCGTGCAAGCCACTCACGCATCGGCTCAGTCAAGGATCTGTACGCAAAGATCAAGCGTAACTACGACGGAATCCTCAACACAATCAGGCTGGGCGTGTCAAACGCAAGGATCGAGGCGACGAACAACAAGATAAAGCTACTGATACGGACTGCCTATGGCTTCAGGAACATGAACAACATGCTGTCGCTGATAATGTTGAGCTGTTCCTATGTCGATGTAAAGATAGCCTACGAATGGGAATCGGAATCGAGAGAATCATCTAGCAAGGCAGCCTAA
- a CDS encoding FISUMP domain-containing protein, giving the protein MKTIKKIGFVSAVAFAMLAFSACDDSSSVSSDETGTSSSSVETSDLDESSSSVDKKSSGNESTEKDKSSSSVKGSEPAEVSSSSAKETKNSSDSKSSSSVKSDDSSSSKKDTSSSSVSSSSSNKQSSSSVKSSSSSVKQSSSSSNVTQSSSSIVKGEYFNPSLSYSEFEDDRDHRVYKYLTITGKNQSGETASVTVMAENLNVGEMIEGTLNQSNESKIEKYCYNNDTAICLTYGGLYQWAEMMQLPSRCNTESCAGSIHENHQGICPKDWRLLTYDDMYIIVHADKNKNGVSDIRATFFGGLNYSGYTLIGAGYLWNYNFKNLDESTYWFYPEEGSLDKPSALTGSQSRSTTSGFGGHTQSAYKTHGFSVRCVKVD; this is encoded by the coding sequence ATGAAAACGATTAAGAAAATTGGCTTTGTGAGTGCGGTTGCATTTGCGATGCTTGCGTTCTCGGCTTGCGATGACTCTTCGTCGGTTAGTTCCGACGAAACCGGTACTTCCAGTTCATCGGTAGAAACTTCTGATTTGGATGAGTCGTCATCTTCTGTTGACAAGAAGTCGTCGGGAAATGAATCTACGGAAAAAGACAAGTCTTCCAGTAGTGTCAAGGGTTCCGAGCCCGCCGAAGTGTCCAGCAGTTCCGCAAAAGAAACAAAGAATTCATCTGATTCCAAGAGCTCCAGTTCCGTGAAGTCAGATGATTCTTCTAGCAGCAAGAAGGATACGTCCAGTTCGTCGGTGAGTTCGTCTTCAAGCAATAAGCAAAGTAGTAGTTCCGTAAAGTCTTCCAGTTCTTCCGTGAAACAATCTAGTTCTAGTTCAAATGTTACTCAATCGTCAAGCAGCATTGTAAAAGGGGAGTACTTTAATCCAAGTCTCTCATATAGTGAGTTTGAAGATGATAGAGACCATCGTGTTTACAAGTATTTGACTATTACAGGGAAAAATCAAAGCGGCGAAACTGCTTCGGTTACCGTTATGGCAGAAAACTTGAATGTCGGTGAAATGATTGAAGGAACGTTGAACCAGTCTAACGAATCTAAAATTGAAAAATACTGCTATAACAATGATACTGCGATTTGCTTGACTTATGGAGGGCTATATCAGTGGGCAGAGATGATGCAATTGCCGAGCCGTTGTAATACAGAAAGTTGTGCAGGCTCGATTCACGAAAACCATCAGGGAATTTGCCCGAAGGATTGGAGACTTTTAACATATGATGATATGTATATAATTGTTCATGCGGACAAAAATAAGAATGGGGTTTCTGATATAAGAGCAACATTCTTTGGTGGTTTGAATTATAGTGGCTATACATTGATTGGTGCGGGGTATCTTTGGAATTACAATTTTAAAAATTTAGATGAATCAACATATTGGTTCTATCCAGAAGAAGGATCTTTGGATAAACCATCTGCTTTGACAGGCTCCCAAAGTAGAAGCACGACGAGTGGCTTTGGAGGACATACACAGAGTGCGTATAAGACACATGGATTTTCAGTCAGGTGTGTAAAAGTAGACTAA
- a CDS encoding ATP-binding protein, translating to MYIVAMALKRFPIGVQDFARIREDGMYYVDKTDLVYKLTHTDLYYFLSRPRRFGKSLLVSTLQCYFEGRKDLFTGLAMEKLETEWKKYPVIRLDMSRIKDLDDEIFAANMDSILGVVEKKYGIKHDRNNRAWGARLTNLIYAANEQTGEPVVVLVDEYDAPVLEAMGDTELLKKIRTRMRDLYSPLKALGGILRFVFLTGISKFSQLSIFSELNNLKVITMNDDYAAICGITKEEVLTQMQPEIQALADKNGLTYDGACEALKRQYDGYHFCKNSPDVFNPFSLINSLSDGELANYWFATGTPTILTRLMRKYKVDPTPFDTGFEATLDMFDAPTETAKNPIPMLYQSGYLTIKSTKAGNRYLLGFPNDEVRLGFLKALMPYYAMDDVVDNDSFLLRFVDALEEKEIEKALAHIRAFMSGIPYNAERKDENHYKTVLFLIFKLCTPYVVRTEECSAAGRSDAVVETADAVYMFEFKLDKNGTADDALKQIDEKGYLIPYSVTMAKDGSPKKLFKIGVSFDAEKRTIGEWKVVEG from the coding sequence ATGTATATTGTTGCCATGGCGTTAAAGAGATTCCCCATCGGCGTGCAGGATTTCGCGCGAATTCGCGAAGACGGCATGTATTATGTAGACAAGACTGACCTTGTCTATAAATTGACCCATACGGACCTGTATTACTTTCTGTCCCGTCCGCGCCGCTTCGGAAAATCGCTGCTGGTCAGCACGCTGCAATGCTATTTTGAAGGTCGCAAGGACCTGTTTACGGGCCTCGCGATGGAAAAGCTGGAGACCGAGTGGAAAAAGTACCCGGTCATCCGGCTTGACATGAGTCGAATCAAAGATTTGGATGACGAAATCTTTGCCGCCAACATGGATAGCATTCTGGGCGTAGTCGAAAAAAAATATGGAATAAAGCACGACCGCAACAATCGTGCCTGGGGTGCTCGCCTTACTAATTTAATTTATGCGGCGAACGAACAGACTGGCGAACCGGTGGTGGTGCTTGTCGATGAATACGATGCGCCTGTTCTGGAAGCCATGGGCGATACGGAACTTCTGAAAAAAATTCGAACCCGTATGCGAGACTTGTACAGTCCATTGAAGGCCTTGGGCGGCATCCTCCGCTTCGTGTTCCTCACGGGCATCAGCAAGTTCAGCCAGCTCTCGATTTTCAGCGAACTCAACAATTTGAAGGTCATCACGATGAACGATGACTACGCGGCCATCTGCGGAATTACGAAAGAAGAAGTGCTGACACAGATGCAGCCCGAGATCCAGGCCCTCGCCGACAAGAACGGCTTGACTTATGACGGGGCATGCGAGGCGCTCAAGCGTCAGTACGACGGCTATCATTTCTGTAAAAACTCACCGGACGTTTTCAATCCGTTCAGCCTAATCAATTCGCTAAGTGATGGAGAACTTGCCAACTATTGGTTTGCGACCGGTACGCCGACGATTCTGACCAGGCTCATGCGCAAGTACAAGGTGGACCCGACGCCTTTCGATACCGGGTTCGAGGCAACTCTTGACATGTTCGACGCCCCGACGGAGACTGCCAAGAACCCCATCCCGATGCTTTACCAGAGCGGCTACCTGACCATCAAGTCGACAAAAGCCGGCAACCGCTATCTGCTGGGTTTTCCAAATGACGAAGTCCGCCTCGGATTCCTGAAGGCGCTGATGCCCTACTACGCCATGGACGATGTTGTCGATAACGATTCGTTCCTATTGCGCTTTGTCGATGCCTTGGAAGAAAAGGAGATTGAAAAGGCACTGGCGCACATCCGCGCGTTCATGAGCGGCATCCCGTACAATGCGGAACGCAAGGACGAAAACCACTACAAGACGGTGCTGTTCCTGATATTCAAACTGTGTACGCCATACGTCGTGCGTACCGAAGAATGCAGTGCCGCGGGCCGAAGCGATGCCGTTGTCGAGACCGCCGATGCAGTCTATATGTTCGAGTTCAAGTTGGACAAGAACGGCACCGCAGACGACGCGCTGAAACAAATCGATGAAAAGGGGTATTTGATTCCATATTCCGTCACGATGGCCAAGGACGGCTCGCCGAAAAAGTTGTTCAAGATTGGCGTATCGTTCGATGCAGAAAAGCGTACCATCGGCGAATGGAAAGTTGTGGAAGGGTAA
- a CDS encoding IS5 family transposase, with protein MYRPPKSHAQTSLFCSLEEQLNHKHPLYVLANKIDWNKFETEFSKLFDEKMGAPNKPIRLMTGLIILKHIRNVSDESVVEQFQENAYYQYFCGERFFSTEQPCDPSELVHFRHMIGEAGMDMILKESIRVNADHDKKGPTGSGTVFLDTTVQEKNITFPTDAKLANKIIEQVQRIVEEHGLPQRQSYKRTLKKVHRDQRFRNHPKNAKKAHKADRRQKTIAGRLVRELERNLASKNLLNTYKEKIELFKKVLEQKRCDKDKVYSLHEPEVKCIGKGKEHKKYEFGNKVSIARSYSGIIVGAVSFRDEYDGHTIDDTLDHVEQMLGFRPSRAACDRGYRGQKESGTTKIVIPDVPKKNATYYQKEKAHKLFCKRAGIEPINGHLKSDHRMGRNFYKGIFGDMLNAKLAAAAFNFKRAMRRFFVLLEWLYGFCLLWNGMNKKCERSCPALVN; from the coding sequence ATGTACAGACCGCCAAAATCCCACGCCCAGACAAGCCTTTTCTGCTCCCTTGAGGAACAGTTGAACCACAAGCATCCCCTTTACGTTCTTGCGAACAAGATTGACTGGAACAAGTTCGAGACCGAGTTTTCCAAATTGTTCGACGAAAAGATGGGTGCGCCAAACAAGCCGATCCGTCTCATGACCGGGCTCATCATCCTGAAGCACATCCGCAACGTATCGGACGAGTCCGTCGTGGAGCAGTTTCAGGAAAACGCCTATTACCAGTATTTTTGCGGAGAACGGTTCTTCTCGACGGAGCAGCCCTGCGACCCGAGCGAACTTGTCCACTTCCGGCACATGATTGGCGAAGCGGGCATGGACATGATCCTCAAGGAAAGTATCCGTGTCAATGCCGACCATGACAAAAAGGGACCGACAGGAAGCGGCACGGTCTTTCTCGACACGACCGTGCAGGAAAAGAACATCACGTTCCCTACAGACGCCAAACTTGCGAACAAGATAATAGAACAGGTACAGAGGATCGTGGAAGAACACGGCCTTCCGCAGAGACAGTCCTACAAGAGAACCTTGAAGAAGGTCCATCGTGACCAGCGTTTCCGCAATCACCCGAAAAACGCCAAGAAGGCTCACAAGGCGGATCGCAGGCAGAAGACAATCGCGGGACGGCTCGTCCGTGAATTAGAGCGAAATCTCGCCAGCAAGAACTTGTTGAACACGTACAAAGAAAAAATCGAGCTTTTCAAAAAAGTTTTGGAGCAGAAGAGGTGCGACAAGGACAAGGTCTATTCGCTTCACGAACCCGAAGTAAAATGCATCGGCAAGGGCAAGGAACACAAGAAATACGAGTTCGGCAACAAGGTGTCAATCGCCCGGAGCTACAGCGGCATCATTGTCGGCGCGGTCTCGTTCCGGGACGAGTATGACGGACATACGATAGACGATACGCTTGACCATGTTGAACAAATGCTTGGATTCAGGCCGAGCCGGGCCGCATGCGACCGAGGCTACCGCGGACAAAAGGAATCCGGAACGACAAAGATCGTGATACCGGACGTTCCGAAGAAAAACGCGACTTACTACCAGAAGGAAAAGGCTCACAAGCTTTTTTGCAAGAGGGCTGGCATCGAACCAATCAATGGTCACTTGAAGAGCGACCACCGCATGGGTCGCAACTTCTACAAGGGAATCTTTGGCGACATGCTCAATGCAAAGCTTGCAGCAGCGGCGTTCAACTTCAAGAGGGCCATGAGGCGTTTTTTTGTCCTGTTGGAATGGCTGTACGGTTTTTGCCTTCTGTGGAACGGAATGAACAAAAAATGCGAACGCTCTTGTCCTGCACTCGTGAATTGA
- the hflX gene encoding GTPase HflX, translating to MQHPIEKAILVGIITPRIRKVIAEEHLAELQRLAETAGAIVTRTFMQRVQAFNPATLIGEGKVSEIKTALEEDEASLVIFDDDLSGSQVRNLEQRLPGIKVLDRTGIILDIFAKHAVTAESRLMVEVAQLQYLVPRLTHAWTHLSRQAGGRGIGMNGPGETQLETDRRIIHKKIQELKKKLVKIEDARERQAVRREDTFQVGIVGYTNAGKSTLTNRLTSSNVYVKDQLFATLDSTMRKLYVGDGKFILLSDTVGFIRKLPHHLIDTFKSTLGAASKANCILNVVDATANDYQEHLEITHKILEDLIDPKIPRIIAFNKAESASPERRQELLNHYPEALQISAKENIGMESLKQLLIQKMQTWEDDRKMRTN from the coding sequence ATGCAACATCCTATTGAGAAAGCGATCCTCGTGGGCATTATCACTCCGCGCATCCGAAAGGTGATAGCGGAAGAACATCTCGCCGAACTTCAACGTCTTGCCGAAACCGCAGGCGCAATCGTCACCCGCACTTTTATGCAACGCGTGCAAGCATTCAATCCGGCGACGCTCATCGGCGAAGGAAAGGTTTCCGAAATCAAAACAGCCCTCGAAGAAGACGAAGCGAGCCTTGTGATTTTTGACGACGACCTTTCCGGTTCTCAGGTTCGCAATTTGGAACAGCGCTTGCCCGGAATCAAGGTTTTAGACCGCACAGGCATTATTCTTGATATTTTCGCAAAGCATGCAGTAACCGCCGAAAGCCGCCTGATGGTCGAAGTGGCACAGCTCCAATATTTGGTTCCAAGGCTTACCCACGCCTGGACGCACCTTTCCCGCCAAGCAGGCGGACGCGGCATCGGCATGAACGGTCCAGGCGAAACGCAGCTCGAAACGGACCGTCGCATTATCCACAAAAAGATTCAGGAACTCAAAAAGAAACTCGTCAAAATCGAGGACGCTCGCGAACGTCAAGCCGTACGCCGTGAAGACACTTTCCAAGTCGGCATCGTCGGTTACACAAATGCAGGCAAAAGTACGCTCACGAACCGTTTAACGTCTAGCAACGTCTATGTAAAAGACCAGCTCTTTGCCACTCTCGACAGCACTATGCGCAAACTCTACGTGGGAGACGGCAAGTTCATTCTGCTTTCCGATACGGTCGGCTTTATCCGCAAACTTCCCCACCATCTAATCGATACATTCAAAAGTACGCTTGGCGCAGCAAGCAAGGCAAACTGCATTTTAAACGTCGTCGATGCCACCGCGAACGATTACCAGGAGCACCTAGAAATTACACACAAAATCTTGGAAGATTTGATCGATCCAAAAATTCCGCGTATCATCGCGTTCAACAAAGCTGAAAGCGCTAGCCCCGAACGCAGACAGGAACTTTTAAATCATTATCCCGAAGCACTCCAAATCAGCGCTAAAGAAAATATAGGAATGGAGTCACTCAAGCAACTTCTCATTCAGAAAATGCAAACGTGGGAAGACGATCGCAAAATGCGCACAAACTAG